The Erythrolamprus reginae isolate rEryReg1 chromosome 3, rEryReg1.hap1, whole genome shotgun sequence genome contains a region encoding:
- the IER5 gene encoding immediate early response gene 5 protein — translation MECKLEAHRIVSISLGKMYSARGQRGGVKLHKNLLVSLVLRSARQVYLSELDGYPSPAAAAPAPNPLRDSVEDGRRPPLPCFSPPLPLRAFLPPSDPRTPPWWCRKFPSPDWEVQRSPRCCCSSSLVSEAGKRPAGFVPAALDCSRKRNAALHPDGASEERSPLKKLRRGEEEAEDMETGNVANLISIFGSSFSGLLGKKSCGGERREGGNLRGRRRDKEEDEEAGGAEAEPGQICCEESVLRNLNPWSTAIVAF, via the coding sequence ATGGAGTGCAAATTGGAAGCTCACCGCATCGTCAGCATCTCGCTGGGCAAGATGTACAGCGCGCGAGGGCAACGCGGCGGCGTGAAACTGCACAAAAACCTCCTCGTCTCGCTCGTCCTGCGCAGCGCCCGGCAGGTCTACCTGAGTGAACTCGATGGCTACCCTtcgcctgctgctgctgctcccgcGCCGAATCCACTCCGAGACAGCGTGGAGGACGGAAGACGCCCGCCGCTGCCTTGCTTCTCTCCGCCGCTTCCCCTTCGCGCCTTTCTGCCGCCGTCCGACCCCCGGACGCCTCCCTGGTGGTGCCGGAAGTTCCCCTCGCCGGACTGGGAAGTTCAACGGTCGccacgctgctgctgctcctcttcTCTCGTCAGCGAAGCCGGTAAACGGCCGGCCGGGTTCGTTCCTGCCGCCCTCGACTGTTCCAGGAAGCGGAACGCCGCTCTGCATCCCGACGGCGCGTCCGAGGAAAGGTCTCCGCTGAAAAAGCTCCGccggggggaggaggaggcggaggacaTGGAGACGGGCAATGTGGCCAATCTCATCAGCATCTTCGGTTCCAGTTTCTCGGGACTGCTGGGCAAAAAGTCCTGCGGGGGCGAGAGGAGGGAGGGCGGCAACCTGCGGGGGAGGCGGCGAGAcaaagaggaggacgaggaggcaGGAGGGGCCGAGGCTGAGCCAGGGCAGATCTGTTGCGAGGAATCGGTGCTGCGGAACCTCAACCCTTGGAGCACGGCCATCGTGGCTTTCTGa